A single window of Xiphophorus hellerii strain 12219 chromosome 12, Xiphophorus_hellerii-4.1, whole genome shotgun sequence DNA harbors:
- the neff1 gene encoding low molecular weight neuronal intermediate filament yields MSYSSDVYSSSSYRRIFGEAPRSGRVGLGSGGGSPSRLHSAGYRSSHRAYGSPSAVSSAAYRRTAAPGRVFSSIPDSAMDLTQSTAVTNELKIIRTNEKEQLQGLNDRFVSFIEKVHNLEQHNKVLEAEVTLLRQRHSEPSRLHELYEQEIRELRARVEELTHEKSQMHLDCVQMNETLERVREKLEEESRLRKEAEGALKDYQKDVDDATLARLELEKKVESLLDEIAFLRKVHEEELQELQASLQATQVSVEMDMSKPDLAAALKDIRAQYENLSARNQVQAEEWYRSKFATVTEAAARNHDAIKHSKEELSEYRRQVQARTLEIEALRGHNEALERQIAEMEDRHNNEIGEMQDTIQQLEAGLRSTKGEMSLHLREYQDLLNVKMALDIEIAAYRKLLEGEECRLSSVGSAMVQSGYPGLSYTSARAYALGAYRKPKPEEEAGEDEEKEEEEEAGEEEEGEEGEEQEEDEGEAEEEEEEEGEGEEEEEEEEEEKPKEKEKGKEKEKEKESSTGKSSKS; encoded by the exons ATGAGTTACTCCAGCGACGTttacagcagcagctcctatcgCAGGATCTTCGGAGAAGCGCCCCGGTCAGGTCGCGTGGGTCTGGGTAGCGGCGGCGGCAGCCCGTCCCGCCTGCACTCCGCGGGATACCGCAGCAGCCACCGCGCTTATGGCTCCCCTTCCGCGGTCTCCTCCGCCGCCTACCGCAGGACGGCGGCGCCCGGCCGCGTCTTCTCCTCCATCCCGGACTCCGCCATGGACCTGACCCAGTCCACCGCCGTCACCAACGAGCTCAAGATCATCCGCACCAACGAGAAGGAGCAGCTGCAGGGCCTCAACGACCGCTTCGTGTCCTTCATCGAGAAGGTGCACAACCTGGAGCAGCACAACAAAGTCCTGGAGGCCGAGGTGACGCTGCTGCGCCAGCGCCACAGCGAGCCGTCGCGCCTGCACGAGCTCTACGAGCAGGAGATCCGCGAGCTGCGGGCGCGCGTGGAGGAGCTGACGCACGAGAAGAGCCAGATGCACCTGGACTGCGTCCAGATGAACGAGACGCTGGAGCGCGTGCGGGagaagctggaggaggagagcagGCTGCGCAAGGAGGCAGAGGGCGCCCTGAAGGACTACCAGAAGGACGTGGACGACGCCACGCTGGCCCGCCTGGAGCTGGAGAAGAAAGTGGAGTCGCTGCTGGACGAGATCGCCTTCCTCAGGAAAGTTCATgaagaggagctgcaggagctgcaggCGTCCCTGCAGGCAACGCAG GTGTCAGTGGAGATGGACATGAGTAAACCGGACCTGGCTGCAGCCCTGAAGGACATCCGGGCTCAGTACGAGAACCTGTCGGCCCGGAACCAGGTCCAGGCCGAGGAGTGGTACCGCTCCAAGTTTGCCACTGTGACAGAGGCCGCCGCGCGCAACCACGACGCCATCAAGCACTCCAAGGAGGAGCTCAGCGAGTACCGTAGGCAGGTGCAAGCCCGCACCCTGGAGATCGAGGCCCTCCGGGGCCACAACGAAGCCCTGGAGAGGCAGATTGCCGAGATGGAAGACCGTCACAACAATGAAATTGGAGAGATGCAA GACACTATCCAGCAGCTGGAGGCTGGCCTGCGGAGCACCAAGGGAGAGATGTCTCTTCACCTGCGTGAATACCAGGACCTGCTGAATGTCAAGATGGCACTGGACATCGAGATCGCCGCTTACAG GAAGCTTCTGGAAGGCGAGGAGTGCCGCCTCAGCTCGGTGGGCAGCGCTATGGTCCAGTCTGGCTATCCTGGTCTGTCCTACACATCGGCCCGCGCCTACGCCCTCGGAGCTTACAGGAAGCCCAAGCCGGAAGAGGAGGCAGGAGAAGacgaggagaaggaggaagaagaggaagcaggagaggaggaggagggagaagagggagaggagcaggaggaagatgagggagaagcagaggaagaggaggaggaagaaggagagggagaagaagaagaagaggaggaggaagaggagaagccaaaggaaaaggagaagggaaaggagaaggagaaggagaaggagagcTCCACCGGAAAGAGCAGCAAGAGCTAA